The region GATCGCCTACCCCTAAGCAAAAAGACCGTGATAGGATGCGATCCGTACTGGCTCGCTGTTTTATAAGAAAAATTTTAGGAGAAAGGCTTTGGTATTACGGGTAGCAGTCGTTGGAGGAGGCCCCGCTGGTTCTTCCGCCGCCGAAATTTTAGTAAAAGCCGGAATTGAAACCTACCTGTTTGAGCGTAAACTGGACAACGCCAAACCCTGTGGTGGTGCAATTCCCCTCTGTATGGTGGATGAGTTTGATCTACCCCCGGAAATTATTGACCGTCGGGTGCGGAAAATGAAGATGATCTCTCCTTCCAACATCGAGGTTAACATCGGTCAAACCCTCAAAGACGACGAGTATATTGGCATGTGTCGTCGGGAAGTGCTAGACGGTTTTCTCCGGGAAAGGGCAGAAAAACTAGGCACTAAGGTAATCAACGGCACCGTTTACAAACTTGACATTCCCAACAAAGAAAGCGATCCTTACACCCTCCACTATGCTGACCACAGCGTGGGTGGCACCACCGGGGAAATGAAAATCCTAAAAGTGGATGTGGTAATTGGGGCTGACGGCGCTAACTCTCGCATTGCCAAGGCGATCGACGCCGGTGATTACAACTATGCCATTGCCTTCCAGGAACGGATTCGTCTGCCGGAAGACAAAATGGCCTACTACGATGAGTTGGCGGAAATGTATGTGGGGGATGACGTTTCTCCAGACTTCTACGCCTGGGTATTTCCCAAATATGACCATGTGGCAGTGGGTACCGGCACCATGAAGGTGAACAAAGCCCGCATCAAAGATTTACAAGCGGGTATCCGCACCCGGGCCGCCAAAAAACTAGAAGGCGGAGAA is a window of Synechocystis sp. PCC 7338 DNA encoding:
- the chlP gene encoding geranylgeranyl reductase, translated to MVLRVAVVGGGPAGSSAAEILVKAGIETYLFERKLDNAKPCGGAIPLCMVDEFDLPPEIIDRRVRKMKMISPSNIEVNIGQTLKDDEYIGMCRREVLDGFLRERAEKLGTKVINGTVYKLDIPNKESDPYTLHYADHSVGGTTGEMKILKVDVVIGADGANSRIAKAIDAGDYNYAIAFQERIRLPEDKMAYYDELAEMYVGDDVSPDFYAWVFPKYDHVAVGTGTMKVNKARIKDLQAGIRTRAAKKLEGGEIIKVEAHPIPEHPRPRRVVGRVALVGDAAGTVTKSSGEGIYFAAKSARMCAETIVATSNNGQRVPTEADLKQYIKQWDKRYGATYLVLDILQRVFYRTDATREAFVEMCSDIDVQKLTFDSYLYKTVVPANPLVQMKITAKTIGSLLRGNALAP